In Carya illinoinensis cultivar Pawnee chromosome 6, C.illinoinensisPawnee_v1, whole genome shotgun sequence, a single genomic region encodes these proteins:
- the LOC122314448 gene encoding probable hexosyltransferase MUCI70 isoform X2 translates to MRLKSFLEHKNRTRRSPQEYPMMIVWKKGFIRLVLVGGILWMLLILSALLFHVWSCHSSVSFFSAICNKDSKVFTVLNSMGINVPEPLQSQHRCPIPLSEDPDEIVIPKGRTPDRIVKDLSYAMEDELLKNGSQTSPLFGGHQSWSQREESFKLNPAMKVHCGFIRKSGAEMAPSDIKYVKKCRFVVASGIFDGYDIPQQPSNISLRSRKLFCFLMVVDEISLKFIKENVTIKEDDRGGKWVGIWRLVLLKHPPYDEPRRNGKIPKILLHRLFPQAQYSIWIDGKMELIVDPLLIMERYLWRGKYSFAIAQHKHHRSIYEEADANKRRKRYARPLIDLHMKIYRYEGMGSWSPGGKTISDVPEGAIIIREHTAMSNLFSCLWFNEVDLFTPRDQLSFGYVVYRLGGLFKFFMFPNCEYYSLFVLHPHTREHSSAVEWVKNITELDGKGSRMKESRGGLGLWTPYPGNLDSVVLPPVARTSKAG, encoded by the exons ATGAGACTAAAATCGTTCTTGGAGCACAAAAATCGAACGA gAAGGTCGCCCCAAGAGTACCCCATGATGATTGTGTGGAAGAAGGGGTTTATTCGATTGGTTCTCGTAGGAGGCATCTTGTGGATGCTGCTAATTCTTAGTGcgttgttgtttcatgtatgGTCTTGCCATTCTTCAGTTTCCTTCTTTTCAG CTATATGTAACAAAGATAGCAAAGTGTTCACGGTGTTAAACAGCATGGGCATTAATGTACCAGAACCTCTCCAGTCCCAACACC GCTGTCCAATTCCACTTTCTGAGGACCCTGATGAAATTGTTATTCCAAAGGGGAGAACTCCTGACAGGATTGTCAAAGATTTGTCGTATGCGATGGAGGacgagcttttgaaaaatggatCGCAGACATCTCCACTATTTGGAGGACATCAGAGCTGGTCACAGAGAGAGGAGAGTTTCAAGCTAAATCCAGCCATGAAG GTGCACTGTGGATTTATCCGTAAAAGTGGTGCTGAAATGGCTCCTTCAGATATCAAATATGTCAAGAAGTGTAGGTTTGTGGTTGCATCTGGCATTTTTGATGGATATGATATACCTCAACAGCCTTCAAATATAAGCCTACGTTCTAGGAAGCTCTTCTGTTTTCTTATGGTtgttgatgagatttccctcaaATTCATAAAGGAAAATGTTACCATCAAAGAAGATGATCGTGGGGGGAAATGGGTGGGCATCTGGCGTCTTGTCTTACTGAAGCATCCACCTTACGATGAGCCCAGAAGGAACGGGAAAATCCCAAAAATCTTACTCCATAGGttgttccctcaagctcagtACAGCATTTGGATTGATGGCAAAATGGAACTGATTGTTGATCCATTGCTAATAATGGAAAG ATACTTATGGCGGGGGAAATATTCATTTGCCATTGCTCAGCACAAGCATCACCGTAGTATATATGAGGAAGCTGATGCAAACAAGCGGAGAAAGCGATATGCCCGACCTCTTATTGATCTCCACATGAAAATCTACCGCTATGAAGGAATGGGTTCATGGAGTCCGGGAGGAAAAACCATTAGTG ATGTGCCGGAGGGAGCCATCATCATACGGGAGCACACTGCAATGAGTAACTTATTTAGCTGCTTGTGGTTCAATGAGGTCGACCTCTTCACACCAAGAGACCAACTGAGCTTTGGCTATGTTGTATATAGGTTAGGGGGTTTGTTCAAGTTCTTTATGTTTCCGAATTGTGAGTACTACTCGCTGTTTGTGCTGCACCCACACACGAGGGAGCATTCTTCAGCTGTTGAATGGGTGAAGAATATCACTGAGCTTGATGGGAAAGGTAgcagaatgaaagaaagtaGGGGAGGTTTAGGATTGTGGACTCCTTATCCTGGTAACCTCGACTCGGTTGTCCTGCCACCTGTAGCAAGAACATCAAAAGCTGGCTAA
- the LOC122313780 gene encoding V-type proton ATPase subunit B 1-like, with the protein MGVPPNNHEMEEGTLEMGMEYRTVSGVAGPLVILDKVKGPKYQEIVNIRLGDGTTRRGQVLEVDGEKAVVQVFEGTSGIDNKYTTVQFTGEVLKTPVSLDMLGRIFNGSGKPIDNGPPILPEAYLDISGSSINPSERTYPEEMIQTGISTIDVMNSIARGQKIPLFSAAGLPHNEIAAQICRQAGLVKRLEKSENLLQDDVEDNFAIVFAAMGVNMETAQFFKRDFEENGSMERVTLFLNLANDPTIERIITPRIALTTAEYLAYECGKHVLVILTDMSSYADALREVSAAREEVPGRRGYPGYMYTDLATIYERAGRIEGRKGSITQIPILTMPNDDITHPTPDLTGYITEGQIYIDRQLQNRQIYPPINVLPSLSRLMKSAIGEGMTRKDHADVSNQLYANYAIGKDVQAMKAVVGEEALSSEDLLYLEFLDKFERKFVTQGAYDTRNIFQSLDLAWTLLRIFPRELLHRIPAKVLDLYYSRDASN; encoded by the exons ATGGGTGTACCGCCAAACAATCATGAAATGGAAGAGGGAACGCTGGAGATGGGCATGG AGTATAGAACTGTTTCTGGAGTTGCAGGACCTCTGGTTATCCTCGATAAAGTAAAG GGACCTAAGTATCAAGAGATTGTCAATATTCGTCTGGGAGATGGAACCACCCGGCGAGGACAAGTCCTGGAAGTCGATGGAGAAAAAGCTGTTGTTCAG GTTTTTGAAGGAACATCCGGAATTGACAACAAATACACAACCGTGCAATTTACAGGAGAG GTTTTGAAAACTCCCGTGTCATTGGACATGCTTGGGCGCATATTTAATGGTTCTGGGAAACCCATTGATAATGGTCCCCCTATTTTGCCTGAGGCTTACTTGGACATATCCG GGAGTTCTATCAATCCTAGTGAGAGAACCTATCCTGAGGAAATGATACAGACAGGGATTTCAACAATTGATGTCATGAATTCGATTGCTAGAGGACAAAAAATTCCTCTTTTCTCTGCTGCCGGTCTTCCCCATAATGAAATAGCTGCACAGATATGTCGACAGGCTGGTTTGGTCAAGCGATTGGAGAAGTCTGAAAATCTTCTTCAG GATGACGTAGAGGACAATTTTGCCATTGTATTTGCAGCTATGGGTGTAAATATGGAGACTGCACAGTTTTTCAAACGTGATTTTGAGGAAAATGGCTCGATGGAGAGGGTGACCCTCTTTCTGAACCTG GCAAATGACCCCACAATTGAGCGTATTATCACTCCTCGTATTGCTCTTACTACTGCTGAATATTTGGCTTATGAATGTGGGAAGCATGTTCTTGTCATCCTTACAGATATGAGTTCTTATGCTGATGCTCTTCGTGAG GTGTCCGCTGCTCGTGAAGAAGTGCCAGGAAGGCGTGGCTATCCTGGATATATGTATACCGATTTGGCAACAATTTATGAGCGTGCTGGAAGAATTGAAGGGCGGAAAGGCTCCATAACACAAATTCCAATTTtaaccatgcctaacgatg ATATTACACATCCCACTCCAGATCTTACAGGATATATCACTGAAGGGCAGATATACATTGACAGGCAGTTGCAAAACAGACAG ATATATCCACCAATTAATGTTCTCCCCTCCCTGTCTCGTCTGATGAAG AGTGCTATTGGTGAGGGGATGACACGCAAGGACCATGCTGATGTATCCAATCAG CTATATGCAAACTATGCAATTGGGAAGGATGTCCAAGCAATGAAAGCTGTGGTTGGAGAAGAAGCACTTTCTTCTGAGGACCTG CTGTATTTGGAGTTCTTGGACAAGTTTGAGAGGAAATTTGTCACCCAAGGAGCCTATGACACACGTAATATCTTCCAGTCGCTAGATTTGGCATGGACTCTTCTTCGCATTTTCCCCCGCGAGCTTCTCCACCGTATCCCTGCAAAGGTCCTTGACCTGTACTACAGCCGAGATGCATCTAATTGA
- the LOC122314448 gene encoding probable hexosyltransferase MUCI70 isoform X3, whose protein sequence is MGINVPEPLQSQHRCPIPLSEDPDEIVIPKGRTPDRIVKDLSYAMEDELLKNGSQTSPLFGGHQSWSQREESFKLNPAMKVHCGFIRKSGAEMAPSDIKYVKKCRFVVASGIFDGYDIPQQPSNISLRSRKLFCFLMVVDEISLKFIKENVTIKEDDRGGKWVGIWRLVLLKHPPYDEPRRNGKIPKILLHRLFPQAQYSIWIDGKMELIVDPLLIMERYLWRGKYSFAIAQHKHHRSIYEEADANKRRKRYARPLIDLHMKIYRYEGMGSWSPGGKTISDVPEGAIIIREHTAMSNLFSCLWFNEVDLFTPRDQLSFGYVVYRLGGLFKFFMFPNCEYYSLFVLHPHTREHSSAVEWVKNITELDGKGSRMKESRGGLGLWTPYPGNLDSVVLPPVARTSKAG, encoded by the exons ATGGGCATTAATGTACCAGAACCTCTCCAGTCCCAACACC GCTGTCCAATTCCACTTTCTGAGGACCCTGATGAAATTGTTATTCCAAAGGGGAGAACTCCTGACAGGATTGTCAAAGATTTGTCGTATGCGATGGAGGacgagcttttgaaaaatggatCGCAGACATCTCCACTATTTGGAGGACATCAGAGCTGGTCACAGAGAGAGGAGAGTTTCAAGCTAAATCCAGCCATGAAG GTGCACTGTGGATTTATCCGTAAAAGTGGTGCTGAAATGGCTCCTTCAGATATCAAATATGTCAAGAAGTGTAGGTTTGTGGTTGCATCTGGCATTTTTGATGGATATGATATACCTCAACAGCCTTCAAATATAAGCCTACGTTCTAGGAAGCTCTTCTGTTTTCTTATGGTtgttgatgagatttccctcaaATTCATAAAGGAAAATGTTACCATCAAAGAAGATGATCGTGGGGGGAAATGGGTGGGCATCTGGCGTCTTGTCTTACTGAAGCATCCACCTTACGATGAGCCCAGAAGGAACGGGAAAATCCCAAAAATCTTACTCCATAGGttgttccctcaagctcagtACAGCATTTGGATTGATGGCAAAATGGAACTGATTGTTGATCCATTGCTAATAATGGAAAG ATACTTATGGCGGGGGAAATATTCATTTGCCATTGCTCAGCACAAGCATCACCGTAGTATATATGAGGAAGCTGATGCAAACAAGCGGAGAAAGCGATATGCCCGACCTCTTATTGATCTCCACATGAAAATCTACCGCTATGAAGGAATGGGTTCATGGAGTCCGGGAGGAAAAACCATTAGTG ATGTGCCGGAGGGAGCCATCATCATACGGGAGCACACTGCAATGAGTAACTTATTTAGCTGCTTGTGGTTCAATGAGGTCGACCTCTTCACACCAAGAGACCAACTGAGCTTTGGCTATGTTGTATATAGGTTAGGGGGTTTGTTCAAGTTCTTTATGTTTCCGAATTGTGAGTACTACTCGCTGTTTGTGCTGCACCCACACACGAGGGAGCATTCTTCAGCTGTTGAATGGGTGAAGAATATCACTGAGCTTGATGGGAAAGGTAgcagaatgaaagaaagtaGGGGAGGTTTAGGATTGTGGACTCCTTATCCTGGTAACCTCGACTCGGTTGTCCTGCCACCTGTAGCAAGAACATCAAAAGCTGGCTAA
- the LOC122314448 gene encoding probable hexosyltransferase MUCI70 isoform X1: protein MDEEAQRSVSFRLIRKGDWAPQNPRPKGRSPQEYPMMIVWKKGFIRLVLVGGILWMLLILSALLFHVWSCHSSVSFFSAICNKDSKVFTVLNSMGINVPEPLQSQHRCPIPLSEDPDEIVIPKGRTPDRIVKDLSYAMEDELLKNGSQTSPLFGGHQSWSQREESFKLNPAMKVHCGFIRKSGAEMAPSDIKYVKKCRFVVASGIFDGYDIPQQPSNISLRSRKLFCFLMVVDEISLKFIKENVTIKEDDRGGKWVGIWRLVLLKHPPYDEPRRNGKIPKILLHRLFPQAQYSIWIDGKMELIVDPLLIMERYLWRGKYSFAIAQHKHHRSIYEEADANKRRKRYARPLIDLHMKIYRYEGMGSWSPGGKTISDVPEGAIIIREHTAMSNLFSCLWFNEVDLFTPRDQLSFGYVVYRLGGLFKFFMFPNCEYYSLFVLHPHTREHSSAVEWVKNITELDGKGSRMKESRGGLGLWTPYPGNLDSVVLPPVARTSKAG, encoded by the exons ATGGATGAAGAAGCTCAGCGGTCAGTATCCTTTCGGTTAATCCGCAAAGGAGATTGGGCTCCTCAAAACCCGCGTCCCAAAG gAAGGTCGCCCCAAGAGTACCCCATGATGATTGTGTGGAAGAAGGGGTTTATTCGATTGGTTCTCGTAGGAGGCATCTTGTGGATGCTGCTAATTCTTAGTGcgttgttgtttcatgtatgGTCTTGCCATTCTTCAGTTTCCTTCTTTTCAG CTATATGTAACAAAGATAGCAAAGTGTTCACGGTGTTAAACAGCATGGGCATTAATGTACCAGAACCTCTCCAGTCCCAACACC GCTGTCCAATTCCACTTTCTGAGGACCCTGATGAAATTGTTATTCCAAAGGGGAGAACTCCTGACAGGATTGTCAAAGATTTGTCGTATGCGATGGAGGacgagcttttgaaaaatggatCGCAGACATCTCCACTATTTGGAGGACATCAGAGCTGGTCACAGAGAGAGGAGAGTTTCAAGCTAAATCCAGCCATGAAG GTGCACTGTGGATTTATCCGTAAAAGTGGTGCTGAAATGGCTCCTTCAGATATCAAATATGTCAAGAAGTGTAGGTTTGTGGTTGCATCTGGCATTTTTGATGGATATGATATACCTCAACAGCCTTCAAATATAAGCCTACGTTCTAGGAAGCTCTTCTGTTTTCTTATGGTtgttgatgagatttccctcaaATTCATAAAGGAAAATGTTACCATCAAAGAAGATGATCGTGGGGGGAAATGGGTGGGCATCTGGCGTCTTGTCTTACTGAAGCATCCACCTTACGATGAGCCCAGAAGGAACGGGAAAATCCCAAAAATCTTACTCCATAGGttgttccctcaagctcagtACAGCATTTGGATTGATGGCAAAATGGAACTGATTGTTGATCCATTGCTAATAATGGAAAG ATACTTATGGCGGGGGAAATATTCATTTGCCATTGCTCAGCACAAGCATCACCGTAGTATATATGAGGAAGCTGATGCAAACAAGCGGAGAAAGCGATATGCCCGACCTCTTATTGATCTCCACATGAAAATCTACCGCTATGAAGGAATGGGTTCATGGAGTCCGGGAGGAAAAACCATTAGTG ATGTGCCGGAGGGAGCCATCATCATACGGGAGCACACTGCAATGAGTAACTTATTTAGCTGCTTGTGGTTCAATGAGGTCGACCTCTTCACACCAAGAGACCAACTGAGCTTTGGCTATGTTGTATATAGGTTAGGGGGTTTGTTCAAGTTCTTTATGTTTCCGAATTGTGAGTACTACTCGCTGTTTGTGCTGCACCCACACACGAGGGAGCATTCTTCAGCTGTTGAATGGGTGAAGAATATCACTGAGCTTGATGGGAAAGGTAgcagaatgaaagaaagtaGGGGAGGTTTAGGATTGTGGACTCCTTATCCTGGTAACCTCGACTCGGTTGTCCTGCCACCTGTAGCAAGAACATCAAAAGCTGGCTAA